From a single Halodesulfovibrio marinisediminis DSM 17456 genomic region:
- the fliW gene encoding flagellar assembly protein FliW gives MEEQKEIVIETRIGTQSISMDKVIEFPRGLLGFEDHHSFTLLQLRDASPFLVLQSMDAPNLGFLVADPYSFIDDYPVIINSADEETLQVEDPADVAVLVTVTIPHGRPENTALNLSGPILVNRKSRRGVQTPLTDRNVPTQLYLNIEGK, from the coding sequence ATGGAAGAGCAAAAAGAAATAGTAATCGAAACCCGTATTGGGACACAGAGTATCTCTATGGACAAAGTCATTGAGTTCCCACGTGGACTGCTGGGTTTTGAGGACCATCACAGCTTTACGCTGCTTCAGCTTCGCGATGCATCTCCATTTCTTGTTTTGCAAAGTATGGATGCTCCGAATCTGGGTTTTCTTGTGGCAGACCCATACAGCTTTATTGATGATTATCCAGTCATCATTAACTCAGCAGATGAAGAAACCTTACAGGTTGAAGACCCTGCTGACGTAGCCGTGTTGGTAACAGTGACTATCCCTCATGGAAGGCCAGAGAATACAGCGCTGAACTTGTCTGGTCCGATTCTGGTAAACAGAAAAAGTCGTCGTGGTGTGCAGACTCCGCTGACTGACCGAAACGTGCCAACCCAGCTCTATTTGAATATAGAGGGCAAATAA
- the csrA gene encoding carbon storage regulator CsrA has protein sequence MLILTRRAGESLCIGDNIKVTVLSVQGKQVKIGLDIPDKMPVYREEVYLRIKEQNRQASETLDTDFLMATELWKSKKK, from the coding sequence ATGCTTATACTGACCCGACGCGCGGGGGAGAGCTTGTGCATAGGGGACAACATAAAGGTCACAGTCCTCAGTGTACAAGGAAAGCAGGTAAAAATTGGATTGGATATACCGGATAAGATGCCGGTATACCGGGAAGAAGTTTATTTGCGAATTAAAGAACAGAACCGTCAGGCAAGTGAAACGCTCGACACAGACTTTTTAATGGCTACAGAATTATGGAAGAGCAAAAAGAAATAG
- a CDS encoding FlgK family flagellar hook-associated protein, with the protein MAITSLLNLGGNTVYTPPKDIKPTDSNIPVRNTGTVAPADQQPGQNTGIYYLPGLMNISTTGNEVISRFVEQVEHQTIARTSDFARWDSQREMLLNVDSMFATEEALGSQDNISRFFDNWKTLSQKPQDATARQNVLNSSDAMVQMLRGQREMLESTSKAISEGVQESLVELNEKLQALVDVNARLASPESVGARSDLIRERNAIVHAISEKLDIETSINTREQMQVSTRSGFTLVDGTSAYTLHLSEPSLTPRLTPASTFDGSVTFEGTSSREVVLEVTQGGAVGTGEVRFRASLDGKRSWLSDAEGNDIQFTVAANGSAPSVQGLNIKFNSNSGMLAAGDTINIVPKQHVTGFTPQGWVNVTPQSFFDGSDNELRITGGQISGLMQLRDNKLGKYLEKLDSLVSTIITEVNKLHAQGASTIPQSEITATNGVINADAPLSSNASGLATRQTVSAGKMTLFAINTETGKPAPTTAYGIIDFSGVAPYVREFDPAVHSLNNVRDAISSSLGQFGSATIEENVLQITAAENYTLSFGEDSSHLFAALGMNTYFAGTTAKDMKVHERVRDDESAINAGIVNNAGAVAAESSETAKFIAALKDKTFSFNTPGEATKTVSAREYYSSLSAQAKDDATTALYKTQFNEALLLDLSRQNATIHGSNLDADISEMTRFQHSYKAAAKLITSAEDMMQVIAGMPN; encoded by the coding sequence ATGGCTATAACCTCGTTACTCAATTTAGGCGGCAACACCGTCTACACTCCTCCTAAGGACATTAAGCCTACTGATAGCAACATTCCAGTACGCAATACAGGGACAGTTGCGCCTGCAGACCAGCAGCCTGGTCAAAATACCGGTATTTACTATCTGCCGGGGCTTATGAATATCAGTACGACTGGTAACGAGGTGATATCCCGTTTTGTGGAGCAGGTAGAGCACCAGACTATTGCCCGAACCTCAGACTTTGCACGTTGGGATAGTCAGCGTGAGATGTTACTTAATGTCGATTCTATGTTTGCCACAGAAGAGGCTCTCGGCTCTCAGGATAATATCAGCCGTTTTTTTGATAACTGGAAAACGCTGAGTCAGAAGCCGCAAGATGCTACTGCAAGGCAAAATGTTCTTAATAGTTCAGATGCAATGGTGCAGATGCTTCGTGGGCAGCGCGAGATGCTTGAGTCTACTTCAAAGGCAATTTCTGAAGGAGTTCAAGAATCTCTGGTAGAGCTGAATGAAAAATTACAGGCGTTAGTGGATGTGAACGCACGCCTTGCTTCACCGGAAAGTGTTGGTGCCCGCAGTGACTTGATTCGTGAGCGTAACGCGATTGTTCATGCTATTTCTGAGAAGCTGGATATTGAAACCAGCATCAACACTCGTGAACAGATGCAGGTTTCCACCCGTTCCGGCTTTACCCTTGTTGATGGAACTTCTGCATACACATTGCATTTAAGTGAACCGTCTTTGACACCGCGCCTTACCCCGGCTTCTACTTTTGATGGTTCTGTGACCTTTGAAGGAACTTCTTCTCGTGAGGTTGTTTTAGAGGTAACGCAGGGTGGTGCTGTAGGGACAGGAGAAGTGCGCTTTAGAGCTTCATTGGACGGCAAGCGTTCATGGCTTTCCGATGCTGAAGGAAACGATATCCAATTTACGGTTGCAGCAAACGGTTCTGCGCCTTCAGTTCAGGGACTGAATATAAAATTTAACTCTAATTCAGGTATGTTGGCTGCAGGGGATACTATTAATATTGTTCCTAAGCAGCATGTGACGGGATTTACTCCTCAGGGCTGGGTAAATGTTACACCGCAAAGTTTCTTTGACGGTAGTGACAATGAGTTGCGCATTACTGGAGGACAGATTTCTGGCCTTATGCAGTTGCGTGACAATAAGTTAGGGAAGTATTTAGAAAAGCTGGATAGCCTTGTTTCCACCATTATTACAGAAGTGAATAAATTGCATGCGCAAGGTGCTTCAACCATTCCGCAGTCTGAAATCACTGCGACAAATGGTGTTATTAACGCAGATGCTCCGCTTTCCAGCAATGCTTCCGGCCTTGCTACAAGACAAACTGTTTCTGCTGGTAAAATGACATTGTTTGCCATTAATACCGAAACAGGCAAGCCAGCGCCGACAACTGCCTACGGTATTATCGATTTTTCCGGCGTTGCGCCGTACGTCCGTGAGTTTGATCCGGCAGTTCATTCTTTGAACAACGTGCGTGATGCCATTAGCAGTTCTTTAGGCCAGTTTGGTTCTGCAACAATTGAAGAGAATGTATTGCAGATAACTGCTGCCGAGAATTACACGCTTTCTTTTGGCGAAGATAGTTCTCATCTTTTTGCCGCACTGGGAATGAATACATATTTTGCGGGAACAACTGCAAAGGATATGAAAGTGCACGAGCGTGTGCGTGACGATGAATCTGCAATTAACGCTGGCATTGTAAACAATGCGGGGGCTGTCGCAGCTGAAAGCAGTGAGACAGCGAAGTTCATCGCTGCGTTGAAAGATAAAACTTTTTCTTTCAACACCCCGGGTGAAGCAACAAAAACTGTCAGTGCGCGTGAATATTATTCCTCGTTAAGTGCTCAGGCAAAAGATGATGCAACAACTGCATTATACAAAACGCAATTTAATGAAGCCCTGCTACTTGACCTTTCTCGTCAGAATGCCACAATACACGGCAGTAATTTGGATGCTGACATCTCTGAAATGACGAGATTTCAGCACTCATATAAGGCAGCTGCGAAGCTTATTACATCTGCGGAAGACATGATGCAGGTTATCGCGGGGATGCCTAACTAG
- a CDS encoding flagellar protein FlgN: MYTETYQNLHRQEKALEVLEALLTEEFAELRERKPESITGLEFSIHELMRQIANERTTLKNSLGGQRLAGVLQVLAEEEQAALKELLGRIDVLEKRCSRQASMNAELALALHDQSQSLLNHLQSQIQPRNNATYGRTGAYTQSRPEAVLIHGRL, from the coding sequence ATGTACACAGAAACTTACCAGAATTTGCATCGTCAGGAAAAAGCGCTTGAGGTGCTTGAGGCATTACTTACGGAAGAGTTTGCCGAGTTACGCGAGCGTAAACCGGAATCAATTACCGGACTTGAGTTTTCGATTCATGAACTCATGCGTCAGATTGCAAATGAACGTACAACGCTAAAAAATTCTTTGGGTGGACAGCGTCTTGCTGGTGTTCTCCAAGTTCTTGCAGAAGAAGAACAGGCAGCACTTAAAGAACTGCTTGGTCGCATAGATGTTTTAGAAAAACGTTGTTCCCGTCAGGCTTCAATGAACGCAGAACTGGCGCTAGCTTTGCATGATCAGAGCCAGTCACTGCTCAATCACTTGCAAAGTCAAATTCAACCTCGCAACAACGCTACCTACGGAAGAACCGGAGCATACACGCAAAGTCGTCCGGAGGCCGTACTCATACACGGGAGACTGTAA
- a CDS encoding peptidoglycan DD-metalloendopeptidase family protein: MVAPVDSDMLNASIGAQQLKAKTKQLSALQKGGGAESAKLREAVEGFEAIFIQKMWQQMRNTVPKSGMFKSREEQMWQGMFDQELSVKMAQSGGIGLADMLYKQLSEKLGDASRDTNSKGGNVALRDLSSTDVFNKVKAVSNRAETPTPSSLDDLYSPMEEQELETDPTATRVINTNLQAMTDKDVVENVNELERQLVMELISDPDRVVPDPVEPASEQQAKVESVPVAQQIAVEEDLIKSATIEASNEVSQIVGIGGPIEPSPDMATVNWPLPGPISSNFGWRKDPFTGKKAWHSGVDIAGKTGDPVAAAWDGKVIYSGEKKGYGKLVVLEHPNGWRSYYGHNSKLNVEVGETIAAGKKIAEVGSTGRSTGPHLHFEVRQGELAWNPQQIRSRLMAGLPIGRVT, encoded by the coding sequence ATGGTAGCTCCTGTTGATTCTGATATGCTGAATGCTTCTATTGGGGCACAGCAGCTTAAAGCAAAAACAAAACAGCTCTCCGCCCTGCAAAAGGGCGGCGGGGCTGAAAGTGCTAAGTTGCGTGAAGCGGTGGAAGGATTTGAGGCCATATTTATTCAGAAAATGTGGCAGCAAATGCGTAACACTGTTCCGAAAAGCGGCATGTTCAAGAGTCGTGAGGAGCAGATGTGGCAAGGCATGTTTGATCAGGAACTGTCTGTAAAAATGGCTCAGTCAGGCGGTATTGGTCTGGCAGACATGCTTTACAAGCAGCTTTCTGAAAAACTTGGCGATGCCAGCCGTGATACCAACAGTAAGGGCGGTAATGTTGCGCTCCGTGATCTGTCTTCAACCGATGTCTTCAACAAAGTGAAGGCAGTATCAAACCGTGCTGAAACACCTACTCCTTCATCTCTGGATGATTTATATTCGCCGATGGAAGAGCAGGAACTGGAAACAGATCCTACTGCGACCCGTGTTATCAATACCAATCTGCAAGCCATGACAGACAAGGATGTTGTGGAAAATGTGAATGAGCTTGAGCGTCAGCTCGTTATGGAGCTTATTTCAGATCCGGATCGTGTTGTGCCTGATCCAGTGGAGCCAGCCTCGGAGCAGCAGGCAAAGGTTGAATCGGTTCCTGTAGCGCAACAGATTGCAGTTGAAGAAGATTTAATAAAATCGGCAACCATTGAAGCTTCAAATGAAGTCTCACAGATTGTGGGCATAGGTGGACCGATTGAGCCTTCACCGGATATGGCGACAGTCAATTGGCCGCTTCCGGGACCGATTTCTTCAAACTTTGGTTGGAGAAAGGACCCGTTTACTGGGAAAAAAGCATGGCACAGCGGTGTTGATATTGCCGGAAAGACTGGTGATCCAGTCGCTGCTGCATGGGATGGTAAGGTTATCTATTCCGGTGAAAAGAAAGGATATGGCAAACTGGTAGTTCTGGAACACCCTAACGGATGGCGCAGTTACTACGGTCACAACAGCAAATTGAATGTAGAAGTTGGCGAAACAATCGCGGCTGGCAAGAAAATTGCTGAAGTAGGTAGTACAGGACGTTCCACAGGGCCGCATTTGCACTTCGAAGTGCGACAGGGCGAACTTGCATGGAATCCTCAACAGATCAGATCTCGCCTGATGGCGGGGCTTCCAATCGGTCGGGTAACCTAA
- a CDS encoding flagellar basal body P-ring protein FlgI, with protein MKRIQHIAVFLVFAFVMAAALPQAASAVRIKDIADFGGVRDNQLVGYGLITGLSGTGDSSSSTFTTRAVVNMLEKMGVSVSPRDIKSKNIAAVMVTAKLPVSAKPGSRIDVTVSSLGDAKSLLGGVLLMTPLKGVDGQVYGLAQGPVAIGGFSAEGKAAKVQKNITTVGRIPNGMNVERAVPFEFNSQESLTLNMHNGDFSTTNQVVESLNRAIGGNFAFARDISTITLDVPPQYRNNIVPLMAAIENIEVTPDQKARVVVDENTGTVVVGANVRISPVAIAHGSLQIVVKEDEKVSQPNPFSDGKTVTTPQTDVKVKEENKRLVLMKGATLQELTDGLNAIGATPRDLISILNALKAAGALHAELEVI; from the coding sequence ATGAAACGTATTCAACACATAGCTGTATTTCTGGTGTTCGCATTTGTCATGGCTGCTGCGCTTCCGCAGGCGGCAAGTGCTGTTCGTATTAAAGATATAGCTGACTTTGGCGGCGTCCGTGATAACCAGCTTGTCGGTTATGGTCTTATTACCGGTCTAAGCGGCACAGGTGACAGCTCATCTTCCACTTTTACCACGCGTGCTGTTGTAAACATGCTGGAAAAAATGGGTGTGAGTGTAAGTCCCCGCGATATTAAATCAAAAAACATTGCTGCGGTAATGGTAACAGCAAAGCTTCCTGTCTCTGCAAAGCCAGGGTCAAGAATTGACGTTACTGTTTCCAGCCTTGGTGATGCAAAAAGCCTGCTTGGCGGCGTACTCCTCATGACACCTCTTAAAGGTGTCGATGGACAGGTGTACGGTCTTGCACAGGGACCAGTAGCAATTGGTGGTTTTTCTGCAGAAGGTAAGGCAGCCAAGGTTCAGAAGAACATTACCACCGTGGGACGTATCCCAAACGGTATGAACGTTGAACGTGCAGTACCGTTTGAGTTTAATAGTCAGGAGTCTTTGACTCTGAATATGCATAACGGTGATTTTTCCACAACAAATCAGGTTGTAGAAAGCCTGAACAGGGCCATTGGCGGTAATTTTGCCTTTGCCAGAGATATTTCAACCATCACTTTGGATGTTCCTCCGCAGTACAGGAATAATATTGTTCCTCTGATGGCAGCTATTGAGAACATTGAAGTGACACCGGATCAGAAAGCACGTGTTGTTGTTGATGAAAACACAGGAACCGTTGTTGTGGGGGCAAATGTTCGCATCTCACCAGTGGCAATTGCGCACGGTTCTTTGCAGATCGTTGTTAAAGAAGACGAGAAAGTTTCTCAGCCTAATCCGTTTTCTGACGGCAAGACTGTAACTACGCCGCAGACTGATGTGAAAGTGAAAGAAGAAAATAAACGTCTCGTTTTGATGAAAGGTGCAACCCTTCAGGAATTGACCGACGGTCTGAACGCTATCGGTGCAACACCGCGTGACCTTATCTCAATCCTCAATGCTCTGAAGGCAGCCGGTGCGCTGCATGCGGAACTGGAGGTGATCTAG
- a CDS encoding flagellar basal body L-ring protein FlgH → MNVRFYSVIILAALMLTGCQAAKEKPVPSMPVAEPPQLLTPEMARANPGSLFQPTNADFLFADNRARRVGDIVMVNIVENASAKNKADTTSDKDSSIDLGVDAFLGKSSLPLLGKLSNPMVKASGKNKFKGEGETNRENKFTATVACRVLRVSPGGLLQIEGVRETQVNNETQYLMLTGLIRARDIADNNSILSSQVANARIKYFGEGVIADKQKPGWITRLMDTVWPF, encoded by the coding sequence ATGAATGTTCGTTTTTACAGTGTCATCATTCTGGCAGCGCTCATGCTGACAGGATGTCAGGCTGCTAAGGAAAAGCCGGTTCCGTCCATGCCGGTTGCAGAGCCGCCGCAATTGCTCACACCGGAAATGGCGCGGGCAAATCCGGGGTCACTCTTCCAGCCTACCAACGCAGATTTTTTGTTTGCAGACAACCGTGCACGTCGTGTTGGTGACATAGTTATGGTGAATATTGTGGAAAATGCCAGCGCCAAGAACAAGGCAGATACTACAAGCGACAAGGATTCTTCCATTGATCTTGGTGTAGATGCTTTCCTCGGCAAGTCTTCTCTTCCGTTACTTGGCAAGTTGTCCAACCCGATGGTGAAGGCAAGTGGTAAAAATAAGTTTAAGGGGGAAGGCGAAACAAACCGGGAGAACAAGTTTACTGCAACCGTTGCATGCCGCGTACTGCGGGTAAGTCCCGGTGGCCTGCTTCAGATCGAAGGTGTTCGTGAGACTCAGGTGAATAATGAAACGCAGTATCTGATGCTCACCGGCTTAATTCGTGCTCGAGATATTGCGGATAATAACAGCATTCTCTCAAGTCAGGTTGCGAATGCCCGTATTAAATACTTCGGTGAAGGCGTTATCGCAGATAAGCAGAAGCCCGGCTGGATTACACGCCTGATGGATACCGTGTGGCCGTTCTAA
- the flgA gene encoding flagellar basal body P-ring formation chaperone FlgA yields the protein MRILSFIFMKRVVLCCMAVCMLSMVGNAAASETKWHFTVLPAAVVTGDVVLLGDIAKPSGDIAFQSWQNFAKIKLWPAPRKYGRPMSITRPKLRNALQKYLGGMASKAILPGSIAIQRGGKVVQKNTLSQMVTRTISNATQQLEGEAVLRDMTIPNFIFLRDSKNRLDIEPLRTVQAGRIGIRFREIDPTGQVVRRITGGAFLDLWVTVPCAAIPLNRNELLTPDSITHERKNLAYLRGEPWDGRGGPYRVTRTLGAGTPIFEGDLEGVPVVVKGSRVELVYKGSAIRLSVTAKAMEDGRTGEVIPVRNLQSKRQVYATVLDDSTVIIERNR from the coding sequence ATGCGTATTTTATCCTTCATTTTTATGAAGCGGGTTGTCCTGTGTTGCATGGCTGTGTGCATGCTCTCAATGGTCGGTAACGCTGCTGCTTCTGAAACCAAGTGGCATTTTACTGTATTGCCTGCTGCTGTCGTAACAGGAGATGTTGTGCTGTTAGGTGATATTGCTAAACCTTCTGGCGACATCGCGTTTCAGTCATGGCAAAACTTTGCCAAAATAAAATTGTGGCCGGCTCCGCGCAAGTACGGAAGGCCAATGTCCATTACCCGTCCTAAGCTTCGTAATGCGCTGCAGAAGTATCTGGGCGGTATGGCGAGCAAAGCTATTCTTCCTGGCTCCATTGCTATTCAGCGTGGGGGCAAGGTTGTGCAGAAAAATACGCTTTCGCAAATGGTTACACGTACTATCAGCAATGCAACACAGCAGCTGGAAGGCGAAGCTGTTTTGCGCGACATGACGATTCCGAATTTTATTTTTCTTCGTGATTCAAAAAACCGGCTCGATATTGAACCGCTGCGCACAGTGCAGGCAGGACGTATCGGCATCAGGTTCAGAGAAATTGATCCTACCGGACAAGTTGTCCGTCGCATAACTGGCGGTGCTTTTTTGGACTTATGGGTAACAGTGCCGTGTGCCGCAATTCCTTTGAACAGAAATGAGTTGCTTACACCGGATAGTATTACGCATGAGCGCAAAAATTTGGCGTACCTGCGTGGCGAACCATGGGACGGTCGAGGGGGACCATATCGTGTAACACGAACCCTCGGCGCTGGAACTCCAATTTTTGAAGGCGATCTGGAAGGCGTTCCTGTGGTTGTAAAGGGTTCTCGTGTTGAACTCGTATATAAGGGGTCTGCAATCCGTTTGTCCGTAACTGCCAAGGCAATGGAAGACGGGCGCACAGGAGAAGTCATTCCGGTTCGTAATTTGCAAAGTAAAAGGCAAGTTTACGCCACCGTGTTGGACGACAGCACCGTGATTATAGAAAGAAATCGCTAA
- the flgG gene encoding flagellar basal-body rod protein FlgG, producing the protein MMRSLWTAASGMYAQQLNIDTISNNLANVNTIGFKKSRAEFEDLMYQSMKIAGSPTADGGQVPTPVQVGMGVRPASAHKFFTQGDFQNTTNQLDFAIEGDGFFQVEVNGELRYTRAGAFKLDKDGTIVTSNGYKLQPEFIVPQDAKRITLSANGRLAAIDSQGKELAAADVPLYTFINPAGLDPLGRNIYSQTEASGEAVEGVPGQDGTGTLAQGFLEMSNVEIVDEMVNMIVGQRAYEMNSKAIQTSDSMLQLAAQLKS; encoded by the coding sequence ATGATGCGTTCCCTTTGGACTGCTGCGTCCGGCATGTATGCCCAGCAGCTGAATATTGATACCATTTCGAACAACCTTGCGAACGTGAACACCATCGGCTTTAAAAAAAGCCGCGCAGAGTTTGAAGACCTTATGTACCAGTCCATGAAAATTGCTGGTTCGCCAACCGCTGATGGTGGACAGGTTCCAACACCGGTTCAGGTTGGTATGGGTGTTCGTCCTGCGAGTGCACACAAGTTTTTTACACAGGGCGATTTCCAGAACACCACCAACCAGCTTGATTTCGCCATCGAAGGCGATGGCTTCTTTCAGGTAGAAGTGAACGGTGAGCTTCGTTACACCCGCGCAGGTGCGTTCAAGCTTGATAAAGATGGCACTATTGTTACCTCAAACGGATACAAGCTTCAGCCGGAGTTTATTGTACCGCAGGATGCTAAACGGATAACTCTGTCCGCGAACGGTCGTCTTGCAGCGATTGACTCTCAGGGGAAAGAATTAGCTGCAGCAGATGTTCCGTTGTACACATTCATTAACCCGGCTGGTCTCGATCCACTTGGTCGTAATATTTATTCTCAGACTGAAGCTTCAGGTGAAGCTGTTGAAGGCGTTCCTGGTCAGGATGGAACTGGCACCCTTGCTCAGGGATTCCTTGAGATGTCTAACGTTGAGATTGTAGACGAGATGGTAAACATGATTGTCGGCCAGCGTGCTTATGAGATGAACTCCAAAGCGATCCAGACTTCAGATTCTATGTTGCAGCTCGCAGCACAGCTTAAAAGTTAA
- the flgF gene encoding flagellar basal-body rod protein FlgF, whose product MQSSVYSALFGALTNEHRLNNISNNLANINTTGYKRDTLAFKDTFVKFAHDEIMEPVANVRSEKLFPEPKHMARPRIALAQTDFTPGAVKVTGGPLDVAIHGEGFFKIQTPDGEFLTRNGKFRQSNDGTLVTDRGYPVLGDGGPITLPRNANVIVGKRGELYANNVQVGQIQLVTVDDLRGLEKLGQNMFRVREGADIAEQPAAQAELQQGALESANVEVVSEMVNMIEAHRQFEAYTKIMKTSGELDKNSTQRLGKSSA is encoded by the coding sequence ATGCAAAGCAGTGTGTATAGCGCCCTGTTCGGTGCTCTAACAAATGAACACCGTCTTAACAATATAAGTAATAATTTGGCTAATATAAATACAACAGGCTACAAGCGTGACACCCTTGCGTTTAAGGATACCTTTGTCAAGTTTGCCCATGATGAGATCATGGAACCTGTAGCAAATGTTCGCTCAGAAAAGCTCTTTCCAGAGCCGAAACATATGGCAAGACCGCGTATTGCACTTGCTCAGACGGACTTTACGCCTGGAGCTGTAAAAGTCACCGGAGGCCCGCTGGACGTGGCTATCCACGGGGAAGGATTTTTTAAAATCCAAACTCCTGACGGTGAATTTTTGACTCGTAATGGAAAGTTCCGTCAAAGCAATGACGGAACTTTGGTTACAGATAGAGGGTATCCCGTACTCGGTGATGGCGGTCCGATTACGTTGCCGCGTAATGCGAACGTAATCGTTGGTAAGCGTGGTGAATTGTACGCAAACAACGTGCAGGTTGGTCAGATTCAACTTGTTACTGTTGATGACCTGCGCGGATTGGAAAAACTCGGACAGAACATGTTCAGAGTGCGTGAAGGTGCCGATATTGCGGAACAGCCAGCGGCACAGGCTGAGCTTCAGCAAGGTGCGCTGGAATCTGCAAATGTCGAGGTTGTTTCTGAGATGGTGAATATGATTGAAGCACACCGTCAGTTTGAAGCCTATACCAAGATTATGAAAACCAGTGGTGAACTGGACAAAAACTCAACGCAACGTCTGGGTAAATCCAGCGCTTAG
- a CDS encoding flavodoxin family protein has protein sequence MILGVEGSPRRGGNSDAMLKMFSAVSEQAGTPFYKAHLRDYRYEPCVGCERCRKDKICTKFNDGMTLLYPRIQEAKGLVLISPVHNYNVTAWVKGFIDRLYCFYDFTNSRPRGWSSRLAGQGRKAVIGAIAEQESMADMGMTLDAMRMPLEALGFEVVAELAVLNTFDAGGIKKNSDAVARIEDAAKKLVGSVSS, from the coding sequence ATGATTCTTGGAGTAGAAGGAAGTCCGCGCAGAGGCGGTAATTCAGATGCGATGCTTAAGATGTTTTCTGCTGTCAGTGAGCAGGCTGGCACTCCTTTTTATAAAGCCCACTTGCGGGATTACAGATATGAGCCATGTGTGGGGTGCGAACGTTGCAGGAAAGATAAAATCTGTACGAAATTTAATGACGGCATGACATTGCTTTACCCGCGGATTCAAGAGGCTAAAGGATTGGTGCTCATCTCGCCTGTGCATAATTATAATGTGACAGCATGGGTGAAAGGGTTCATTGATAGGCTCTACTGTTTTTATGACTTCACGAATAGCCGCCCTAGAGGTTGGTCTAGCAGATTGGCAGGACAAGGCAGGAAAGCAGTTATTGGTGCTATTGCTGAGCAGGAGAGCATGGCGGATATGGGCATGACATTGGATGCTATGCGTATGCCGCTCGAGGCTCTTGGATTTGAAGTAGTTGCCGAGCTGGCGGTGTTAAATACCTTTGATGCTGGCGGGATAAAAAAGAACAGCGACGCTGTAGCTCGAATAGAAGACGCTGCTAAAAAATTGGTTGGGTCTGTAAGCAGCTAG